In a single window of the Actinomycetota bacterium genome:
- a CDS encoding threonylcarbamoyl-AMP synthase encodes MGSDVDHALAVLRGGGLVAIPTETVYGLAADAEQADAVRRIFAVKDRPPDHPLIVHVQSLAAARTWTTQPLPAAAEQLARACWPGPLTVLVPRGARVIDQVTGGRDTVGLRVPAHPLTAELLERFGGGLAAPSANRFGRVSPTTAEHVLGDLGDDVDYVLDGGPCPVGVESTIVDCTVTPPQVLRPGGIPTEDISRLLGESDGLGRVSGGRRAPGMLESHYAPRCRVVLAESSEAATALAAAERIAAREVGVLDPGPEDLVAYAQGLYRWLREADDAGVAVLVAVLPPPEGLGHAVRDRLQKAAAHR; translated from the coding sequence ATCGGCTCGGACGTCGACCACGCCCTCGCAGTGCTGCGCGGCGGGGGCCTCGTCGCGATCCCGACCGAGACGGTCTACGGCCTGGCCGCCGATGCCGAGCAAGCCGACGCCGTGCGCCGGATCTTCGCCGTCAAGGACCGCCCACCCGACCATCCGCTGATCGTCCACGTCCAGTCGCTGGCCGCGGCCCGCACGTGGACCACCCAGCCATTGCCCGCCGCAGCCGAGCAGCTTGCCCGAGCGTGCTGGCCGGGGCCGCTCACCGTGCTCGTCCCCCGCGGAGCTCGGGTGATCGACCAGGTCACGGGGGGCCGGGACACCGTCGGCCTGCGCGTACCTGCTCACCCGCTTACCGCCGAACTGCTCGAGCGCTTCGGGGGCGGGTTGGCCGCCCCGAGCGCGAACCGCTTCGGCCGGGTCAGCCCGACGACTGCCGAGCACGTGCTGGGCGACCTCGGCGACGACGTCGACTACGTGCTCGACGGCGGGCCATGCCCCGTCGGCGTCGAGTCGACGATCGTCGACTGCACCGTCACCCCGCCCCAGGTGCTGCGCCCCGGCGGGATCCCGACGGAGGACATCTCGCGCCTGCTCGGCGAGAGCGACGGACTCGGCCGGGTGAGTGGCGGACGGCGCGCCCCCGGGATGCTCGAGTCGCACTACGCCCCCCGTTGCCGGGTGGTGCTGGCCGAGTCCAGCGAGGCCGCGACCGCCCTCGCTGCCGCTGAGCGCATCGCCGCACGTGAGGTCGGTGTGCTCGATCCCGGGCCGGAAGACCTCGTCGCCTATGCACAGGGGCTCTACCGCTGGCTACGTGAGGCCGACGACGCCGGCGTGGCGGTGCTCGTCGCCGTGCTGCCACCGCCGGAGGGGCTCGGCCATGCCGTGCGCGACAGGCTGCAGAAGGCCGCCGCTCACCGCTAG
- a CDS encoding J domain-containing protein produces the protein MGDDPFAVLGLTPQATLEDLRVARRRIARETHPDLGGDGNRMRAVNAAFEAAAALLHTEPSPEVVREDAAEPGFPAAGRAISDMPSFVIEALPAEAFEALLVVTSWMGEVLVDEPPYLLEVHLDEPTACWCRLELVPDAGASTITLTVAAVPGGAAPDVEAVRDLWVEQLNRL, from the coding sequence GTGGGCGATGACCCGTTCGCCGTGCTCGGCCTGACGCCGCAGGCGACGCTCGAAGATCTTCGCGTCGCCAGGCGGCGCATCGCCCGCGAAACCCATCCGGACCTCGGCGGCGACGGGAACCGGATGCGTGCGGTCAACGCCGCTTTCGAGGCTGCGGCCGCGCTGTTGCACACCGAGCCGTCTCCCGAGGTCGTGCGGGAAGACGCCGCTGAACCCGGCTTCCCAGCCGCTGGCCGGGCCATTTCCGACATGCCGTCGTTCGTGATCGAGGCGCTGCCTGCCGAGGCGTTCGAGGCTCTGCTGGTGGTGACGTCGTGGATGGGTGAGGTGCTGGTGGACGAGCCGCCGTACCTGCTTGAGGTGCACCTGGACGAGCCGACCGCGTGCTGGTGCAGGCTGGAGCTCGTACCCGACGCCGGGGCGAGCACGATCACCCTGACGGTGGCGGCGGTGCCGGGCGGCGCGGCGCCCGATGTGGAAGCGGTGCGCGACCTGTGGGTGGAACAGCTCAACCGCCTCTAG
- a CDS encoding ABC transporter ATP-binding protein, with protein sequence MGAERTFGPIATAAREALAGVEPIPGARKPDPILVADGVRRTFGGIVAVDVDHAEVQRGSITALIGPNGAGKTTFFNLLTGFDEPDNGRWVFDGREMIGVAPHRTASLGMVRTFQLTKSLTKLPVIENMKLGATGQRGEKWWNGMFPPRWRAQEAEIEGRALDLLTRFKLDHMRDEYAGALSGGQRKLLEMARALMTEPRLVMLDEPMAGVNPALKQSLNDHIRGLRDEGMTVLFVEHDMDMVHDVSDWVIVMAEGMVIAEGTPDQISANPAVIDAYLGTHQGKSLLEDPT encoded by the coding sequence ATGGGCGCTGAGCGGACGTTCGGACCGATCGCGACGGCGGCGCGCGAAGCGCTGGCGGGGGTGGAGCCGATCCCGGGGGCGCGCAAGCCCGATCCGATCCTCGTCGCCGACGGCGTGCGGCGCACGTTCGGCGGCATCGTCGCCGTCGACGTCGACCATGCCGAGGTGCAGCGCGGGTCGATCACTGCCCTGATCGGGCCGAACGGCGCGGGCAAGACCACGTTCTTCAACCTGCTCACCGGCTTCGACGAGCCCGACAACGGCAGGTGGGTGTTCGACGGCCGGGAGATGATCGGGGTCGCCCCGCACCGCACCGCGAGCTTGGGCATGGTGCGCACGTTCCAGCTGACGAAGAGCCTCACCAAGTTGCCGGTGATCGAGAACATGAAGCTCGGGGCGACGGGTCAACGGGGCGAGAAGTGGTGGAACGGGATGTTCCCGCCACGGTGGCGTGCGCAGGAGGCCGAGATCGAGGGTCGGGCCCTCGATCTGCTCACCCGCTTCAAGCTCGACCACATGCGTGACGAATACGCCGGAGCGCTCTCGGGCGGGCAGCGCAAGCTGCTCGAGATGGCGCGGGCGCTGATGACCGAGCCCCGCCTGGTGATGCTCGACGAGCCGATGGCGGGGGTCAACCCGGCGCTGAAGCAGAGCCTCAACGACCACATCCGCGGCTTGCGCGACGAGGGGATGACCGTGCTGTTCGTGGAGCACGACATGGACATGGTCCACGACGTCTCCGACTGGGTGATCGTGATGGCCGAGGGCATGGTGATCGCCGAAGGCACACCCGACCAGATCTCGGCCAACCCCGCGGTGATCGACGCCTACCTCGGAACCCATCAGGGCAAGTCGCTGCTGGAGGATCCGACATGA
- a CDS encoding enoyl-CoA hydratase/isomerase family protein translates to MTAPTDEVLYAVDEHVATITLNAPQRMNTISAAMLEDLSARLLQADADREVRCIVLTGAGRAFCAGLDLGSQMSAPKGTLGGLGGLDNAAGELDLRTAPPVVLHNLDTPTVCALNGGAAGYGLDVALGCDIRVAADTAKLNPGFAKRGILPESGGTWLLPRIVGYARAAEIAFTGRTLSATEAHELGLVNHVVPAAELAERAGALAGEIAANAPLAVRAIKRMMRAAETETFEQNVHHVFLQLLPLFRTDDFGEGVAAFMEKRAPVFRGR, encoded by the coding sequence ATGACTGCCCCGACGGACGAGGTGCTGTACGCGGTCGACGAGCACGTTGCCACGATCACGCTCAATGCGCCGCAGCGGATGAACACCATCTCAGCGGCCATGCTCGAAGACCTGTCGGCGCGCCTGTTGCAGGCCGACGCCGACCGTGAGGTGCGCTGCATCGTGCTGACCGGCGCCGGCCGGGCGTTCTGCGCCGGCCTCGACCTCGGGTCGCAGATGTCGGCCCCGAAGGGCACGCTCGGGGGCCTCGGCGGGCTCGACAACGCCGCCGGCGAGCTCGACCTGCGCACGGCGCCACCGGTGGTGCTGCACAACCTCGACACGCCCACCGTGTGCGCCTTGAACGGCGGAGCCGCAGGGTACGGACTCGACGTCGCGCTCGGCTGCGACATCCGGGTGGCCGCCGACACGGCCAAGCTCAACCCGGGTTTCGCGAAGCGCGGCATCCTTCCCGAGAGCGGCGGTACGTGGCTCCTGCCCCGCATCGTCGGATACGCCCGAGCGGCCGAGATCGCCTTCACCGGGCGGACGCTGAGCGCCACCGAGGCGCACGAGCTGGGTCTCGTCAACCACGTCGTGCCCGCGGCCGAGCTCGCCGAGCGCGCCGGTGCGCTGGCTGGCGAGATCGCCGCCAACGCGCCGCTCGCGGTACGAGCGATCAAGCGGATGATGCGCGCCGCGGAGACCGAGACCTTCGAGCAGAACGTGCACCACGTGTTCCTCCAGCTCCTGCCGTTGTTCCGCACCGACGACTTCGGCGAGGGCGTCGCGGCGTTCATGGAGAAGCGAGCACCCGTGTTCCGTGGGCGATGA
- a CDS encoding branched-chain amino acid ABC transporter permease → MNWSAILENTVKSFIGINAVYFAIAAIGLNVQFGYAGLLNFGQAAFMAAGAYGLGMTAHYFDISFWWGIPIGIGYALILGLLMGLPTLRLRADYLAIVTIAAAEILRLIVRSVRFKHFFGGSDGINEFSGQFRDIGTDLGLVQAEEYGFWWFTFTGRQLWAMVVGWALVALFGTLVYFLMKSPWGRVLKAIREDEDAVRSLGKNVYSYKMQALILGGVIATFSGMIFSLDRGSVQPDNYSRDVTFYVLTALVLGGVARVAGSIVGPMLFWGIFVFVDSVLREWTRNGPIRIGDFTLIASTQVGQVNFALIGLLLILLMVYRPQGLFGNRKEMAFDGR, encoded by the coding sequence ATGAACTGGTCGGCGATCCTCGAGAACACGGTGAAGTCGTTCATCGGCATCAACGCGGTGTACTTCGCCATCGCCGCGATCGGGTTGAACGTGCAGTTCGGCTACGCCGGCCTGCTCAACTTCGGCCAGGCCGCGTTCATGGCCGCCGGCGCCTACGGCCTTGGCATGACGGCGCACTACTTCGACATCTCGTTCTGGTGGGGGATCCCGATCGGCATCGGGTATGCGCTGATCCTCGGCCTGCTGATGGGCCTGCCCACGTTGCGCCTGCGCGCGGACTACCTGGCGATCGTCACCATCGCGGCCGCCGAGATCTTGCGGCTCATCGTGCGCTCGGTGCGGTTCAAGCACTTCTTCGGCGGCTCGGACGGGATCAACGAGTTCTCCGGCCAGTTCCGCGACATCGGCACCGACCTCGGGCTGGTGCAGGCCGAGGAGTACGGGTTCTGGTGGTTCACGTTCACCGGTCGTCAGCTGTGGGCGATGGTCGTCGGCTGGGCTCTCGTTGCCCTGTTCGGCACCCTCGTCTACTTCTTGATGAAGAGCCCCTGGGGGCGGGTACTGAAGGCGATCCGCGAGGACGAGGACGCCGTGCGCAGCCTCGGCAAGAACGTCTACAGCTACAAGATGCAGGCTCTGATCCTCGGCGGCGTCATCGCCACCTTCTCCGGCATGATCTTCTCGCTCGACCGGGGGTCGGTGCAGCCGGACAACTACAGCCGCGACGTCACGTTCTACGTGCTGACCGCGCTGGTGCTCGGCGGGGTCGCCCGTGTGGCCGGTTCGATCGTCGGCCCGATGCTGTTCTGGGGCATCTTCGTGTTCGTCGACAGCGTGTTGCGGGAGTGGACCCGCAACGGCCCGATCCGCATCGGCGACTTCACGCTCATCGCCTCGACCCAGGTCGGGCAGGTGAACTTCGCGTTGATCGGATTGCTGCTGATATTGCTGATGGTGTACCGACCACAGGGGCTCTTCGGCAACCGCAAGGAGATGGCCTTCGATGGGCGCTGA
- a CDS encoding ABC transporter ATP-binding protein encodes MTEPTVSAKAPVLEATELVAGYIPEVNILNGCNLVVEEGEFVGIIGPNGAGKSTLLKAVLGQCTIRSGTVRLHDADITGRKAHELVSMGVGYVPQTKNVFPSLTVRENLEMGCFLKRSLFAERFEYVTALFPRLLERAGQKASALSGGERQMVAMGRALMMKPSVLLLDEPSAGLSPILQDEVFVQCRAINATGVAILMVEQNARRCLQVVHRGYVLDQGRNAYTGTGRELLADPNVIELYLGTLARATGG; translated from the coding sequence ATGACCGAGCCCACCGTGTCGGCGAAGGCGCCGGTGCTCGAAGCAACCGAGCTCGTCGCCGGGTACATCCCCGAGGTCAACATCTTGAACGGCTGCAACCTGGTCGTCGAAGAGGGCGAGTTCGTCGGGATCATCGGGCCGAACGGCGCCGGGAAGTCGACGCTCTTGAAGGCAGTCCTCGGCCAGTGCACGATCCGCTCCGGGACGGTCAGGCTGCACGACGCCGACATCACCGGGCGCAAGGCCCACGAGCTGGTGTCGATGGGCGTCGGCTACGTACCCCAGACGAAGAACGTCTTCCCCAGCCTCACCGTGCGCGAGAACCTGGAGATGGGCTGCTTCCTGAAGCGCTCGCTGTTCGCCGAGCGGTTCGAGTACGTCACCGCGTTGTTCCCCCGCCTGCTGGAGCGGGCCGGCCAGAAGGCCAGCGCGCTGTCCGGCGGCGAGCGCCAGATGGTGGCGATGGGGCGCGCCCTCATGATGAAGCCCTCCGTGCTGCTGCTCGACGAGCCCTCCGCCGGGCTGTCGCCGATCCTGCAGGACGAGGTGTTCGTGCAGTGCCGGGCGATCAATGCCACCGGAGTCGCGATCTTGATGGTCGAGCAGAACGCGCGGCGCTGCCTGCAGGTGGTGCATCGCGGGTACGTCCTCGACCAGGGCCGCAACGCCTACACCGGCACCGGGCGCGAACTGCTCGCGGACCCGAACGTGATCGAGCTGTACCTCGGCACCCTCGCTCGCGCGACCGGCGGCTGA
- a CDS encoding ABC transporter substrate-binding protein has protein sequence MAIVEADGDVDYDGISGPLDFNGNGEPLAGSYAVLEFGADNRLDDSLTEIRTIEAPEAMVVDPVPVAVEREGDGVLMIGSLLPETGSLAFLGPPEFAGVEFAIDEINAAGGVLGADVEYSQGDSGDTSTDIASVTSDRLIGEGVDAIVGAASSSVTLTVIDKITEAGVAMFSPANTSPALTDYDDNGLYFRSAPPDGLQGAIVSNLIQEDGNASVYILNLDDAYGNGIAGVIEGLLTDAGVEVRGVKAYDPTAASFDAEVAEVVAADPDAVVLVSFDEGSRILRTMVEQGVGPQTKNLYGTDGNMGNALGENFDAGN, from the coding sequence ATGGCGATCGTCGAAGCCGACGGCGACGTCGACTACGACGGCATCTCCGGCCCGCTCGACTTCAACGGCAACGGCGAGCCCCTCGCGGGCAGCTACGCGGTGCTCGAGTTCGGCGCCGACAACCGCCTCGACGACAGCCTCACCGAGATCCGCACGATCGAAGCCCCCGAGGCGATGGTCGTCGACCCGGTGCCGGTGGCCGTCGAGCGTGAAGGCGACGGCGTGCTGATGATCGGTTCGCTGCTGCCCGAGACGGGCAGCCTTGCGTTCCTCGGCCCACCCGAGTTCGCTGGCGTCGAGTTCGCCATCGACGAGATCAACGCTGCTGGCGGCGTGCTCGGCGCCGACGTCGAGTACTCCCAGGGTGACTCGGGCGACACGTCGACCGACATCGCGAGCGTCACCTCCGACCGCCTGATCGGCGAGGGTGTCGACGCAATCGTGGGCGCCGCTTCCTCGAGCGTCACGCTGACCGTGATCGACAAGATCACCGAGGCGGGTGTGGCCATGTTCAGCCCGGCCAACACCAGCCCCGCGCTGACCGACTACGACGACAACGGCCTGTACTTCCGCTCGGCTCCGCCCGACGGCCTGCAGGGCGCCATCGTCTCCAACCTGATCCAGGAAGACGGCAACGCGTCCGTCTACATCCTCAACCTGGACGACGCGTACGGCAACGGCATCGCCGGTGTGATCGAAGGCCTGCTCACCGACGCCGGCGTTGAGGTGCGCGGTGTGAAGGCCTACGACCCGACGGCGGCAAGCTTCGACGCCGAGGTGGCCGAGGTCGTCGCCGCCGATCCTGACGCGGTCGTGCTGGTCAGCTTCGACGAAGGCAGCCGCATCCTGCGCACGATGGTGGAGCAGGGTGTCGGTCCGCAGACGAAGAACCTGTACGGCACCGACGGCAACATGGGCAACGCGCTCGGCGAGAACTTCGACGCCGGCAACTGA